In Actinomadura luzonensis, a single window of DNA contains:
- the hpf gene encoding ribosome hibernation-promoting factor, HPF/YfiA family, protein MDIIVKGRHTGVSDRFRDQVETKLARIERLDNKLIRVDVEVSKERNPRLAGQRERVELTIHSRGPAIRAEASADDRFAALDLALDKLEGRLRRLADRRKVHHGNHCPPSVAELTSALPDIADLAPKERAEPQPAAPSEDELLQQADKHYDDKTYDDIVPIEMDGEGPLIVREKFHRAEPMTIDQALLEMELVGHDFYLFRDKESGQPSVVYNRRGYNYGVLRLVEP, encoded by the coding sequence ATGGACATCATCGTCAAGGGCCGGCACACAGGAGTGAGTGACCGGTTCCGAGACCAGGTGGAGACCAAGCTGGCCAGGATCGAACGTCTGGACAACAAACTGATCCGAGTCGATGTGGAGGTGTCGAAGGAACGCAATCCGCGCCTCGCGGGACAGCGGGAGCGCGTCGAGCTGACCATTCACTCACGAGGGCCGGCCATCCGCGCCGAAGCCTCGGCCGACGACCGGTTCGCCGCCCTCGATCTAGCCCTCGACAAGCTGGAAGGCCGCCTCAGGAGGCTGGCCGACCGGCGCAAGGTTCACCACGGCAACCACTGCCCGCCCTCCGTGGCGGAGCTCACCTCGGCGCTCCCCGACATCGCCGACCTGGCGCCCAAGGAGCGCGCCGAGCCGCAGCCGGCCGCGCCCAGCGAGGACGAACTGCTCCAGCAGGCCGACAAGCACTACGACGACAAGACCTACGACGACATCGTCCCGATCGAGATGGACGGCGAGGGGCCGCTCATCGTCCGGGAGAAGTTCCACCGGGCCGAGCCCATGACCATCGACCAGGCACTGCTCGAGATGGAGCTGGTCGGCCACGACTTCTACCTGTTCCGGGACAAGGAGAGCGGCCAGCCGAGCGTCGTCTACAACAGACGCGGGTACAACTACGGCGTGTTGCGGCTCGTGGAGCCCTGA
- a CDS encoding response regulator — protein sequence MSDSGEARTSASEPIRVLIVDDHELIRRSLALALAAEPDIEVVGEASDGQEAVELADRLMPDVALMDVRMPRQDGIEATKGIRASVPSTRIIMLTVSDEEEDLFEAIKAGATGYLLKDVQINDVPAAVRGVHEGQSLINPAMAAKLISEFANMSRKEAERPPQLPVPRLTDREMEVLRLVAKGLNNREIAKQLFISENTVKNHVRNILDKLQLHSRMEAVVYAVRERMLEIT from the coding sequence GTGAGCGATTCCGGCGAGGCCCGCACGTCAGCGAGCGAGCCCATCCGCGTGCTCATCGTTGACGATCACGAGCTGATACGGCGGAGCCTGGCGTTGGCGCTGGCGGCTGAGCCTGACATCGAGGTGGTCGGTGAGGCGAGCGACGGGCAGGAGGCGGTCGAACTGGCCGATCGCCTCATGCCTGACGTCGCGCTCATGGATGTGCGCATGCCACGGCAGGACGGGATCGAGGCGACGAAGGGCATCAGGGCCTCGGTCCCCAGCACCCGCATCATCATGCTGACGGTGAGCGACGAGGAAGAAGACCTCTTCGAGGCCATCAAGGCAGGGGCGACCGGCTACCTGCTGAAGGACGTCCAGATCAACGACGTCCCCGCCGCAGTGCGCGGCGTGCACGAGGGCCAGTCGTTAATCAACCCGGCGATGGCCGCCAAGCTCATCAGCGAGTTCGCGAACATGAGCCGCAAGGAGGCCGAACGCCCGCCCCAGCTGCCCGTGCCCCGGCTGACGGACCGCGAGATGGAGGTCCTTCGGCTGGTGGCCAAGGGGTTGAACAACCGCGAGATCGCCAAGCAGCTTTTCATCTCCGAGAACACCGTGAAGAACCACGTGCGCAACATTCTCGACAAGCTGCAGCTGCACTCGCGCATGGAGGCCGTGGTGTACGCCGTGCGGGAGCGCATGCTGGAGATCACGTAG